Proteins co-encoded in one Erinaceus europaeus chromosome 2, mEriEur2.1, whole genome shotgun sequence genomic window:
- the ZFP42 gene encoding zinc finger protein 42 homolog: MDKQLKAYRQKNLGRRACDRTEPTHLAEMEPLQIAYNLSDNDKHYYDDFQDGEDSFFDCYLEFTIKGEFTEPIMEEDLILKTFDLLTEKTEQVLSHQILAATSFLEHSLENNTKKAKQDIIDPSIDLSDPKLVTEFVEKKPEKNKQGDIPNDNVCHRGCTKKFKNKAALKKHLLSVHGPRSHVCAECGKAFKEKSKLKRHFLVHTGERPFQCTFEGCGKRFSLDFNLRAHVCTHTGEKRYVCPFDGCNRRFIQSSNLKSHILTHTKTRMKQ; encoded by the coding sequence ATGGACAAGCAACTGAAGGCTTATAGACAGAAGAACCTAGGCAGAAGAGCCTGTGATAGGACTGAACCAACCCATCTGGCAGAAATGGAACCTCTACAAATAGCATACAACTTGAGTGACAACGATAAACACTATTATGATGACTTTCAAGATGGAGAAGATTCCTTTTTTGATTGTTACTTAGAATTTACAATCAAAGGTGAGTTTACTGAGCCTATCATGGAAGAGGATCTAATTCTTAAAACCTTTGACCTACTGACAGAAAAGACAGAACAAGTGCTTTCTCACCAGATTCTGGCAGCAACTTCATTTCTTGAACATTCTTTGGAAAACAATACAAAGAAGGCAAAACAGGATATTATAGACCCCAGTATTGACTTGTCAGATCCTAAATTGGTCACCGAGTTTGTTGAGAAGAagccagaaaaaaataaacaaggtgaTATTCCAAACGATAATGTTTGTCATCGTGGAtgtacaaaaaaatttaaaaacaaagctgCATTGAAAAAGCATCTCCTCTCTGTTCATGGTCCCCGAAGTCATGTATGTGCCGAATGTGGGAAAGCATTCAAAGAGAAATCCAAACTCAAAAGACATTTTCTGGTTCATACTGGAGAGAGGCCATTTCAGTGCACTTTTGAAGGTTGTGGAAAACGTTTTTCCTTGGATTTCAATTTGCGTGCACACGTGTGCACTCACACTGGTGAGAAACGTTATGTGTGTCCCTTTGATGGCTGTAATAGGAGATTTATTCAGTCATCTAACTTGAAATCTCATATATTAACCCATACAAAGACCAGGATGAAGCAATGa